One part of the Pseudomonas sp. MYb118 genome encodes these proteins:
- a CDS encoding twin transmembrane helix small protein, with protein sequence MLKAAIVLMLIATVVSLFSGLFFLVKDDSSSHRLVIALSVRVALAAITVGLIAWGFFSGQLVSHVSW encoded by the coding sequence ATGCTCAAGGCAGCTATCGTCCTGATGCTGATTGCCACGGTTGTCAGCCTGTTCAGCGGCCTGTTTTTTCTGGTCAAGGACGACAGCAGCTCGCACCGCCTGGTCATTGCCTTGAGTGTTCGTGTGGCCCTGGCCGCCATCACCGTCGGCTTGATCGCCTGGGGCTTTTTCAGCGGTCAGTTGGTGTCCCACGTTTCGTGGTAG